One genomic region from Torulaspora delbrueckii CBS 1146 chromosome 4, complete genome encodes:
- the VPS52 gene encoding Vps52p (similar to Saccharomyces cerevisiae VPS52 (YDR484W); ancestral locus Anc_3.102) produces MEALGNVLGVETEKLLAYEDSELETDYQTAYLTNCRDQRFQANNSLWKELERLREKHVKVQYTVEEVIPPLREYIQRFNQQLSEFTSDLGFIRNKSSELKSLLEYNSTKLANVSPLVNDLIIPPNVINEAVHGKINQSWLDCIDFLKDKQEIYAKYQNSDDTAKPKDFDELCKVLEYLRVVVLERSRRFIIHQIKLLRSHQPVPSQQIQQRMMQVREIFQFIVKNNHSLALELRQAYAYSMRWYYKAYFSRYIRSLTILQFKTIDSQYALGNGLTNTSVNRSSAYGLSSYLSTNYGRSAGPVTDDSIQEYFQVDKRISLLTQEDNTVMVSQIAENNTMQNYIEVGFKNLNLAILDNCRVELTFLAKFFQIGDNEEEVKGIIEQIFQPTFAEALEYTKHLIQKTYDIFGILISIRVVQQLQFESQKHDLSAVGDFLSSQLMILWPKFQQLVDFQCESLRKVPITTTVAKIYGNPNHRDPLTTPHELTVQFSRFLTSFLKLATTHKEQIDERSEPLYNSITRLRNDFETVMTKCSKRVKSPERLLATNYMFLYNSIQHQHIHESDSEALPLIVRETEDHFKALVEAFSRVT; encoded by the coding sequence ATGGAGGCATTGGGTAATGTATTGGGCGTGGAAACCGAAAAACTGTTGGCATATGAAGATTCGGAACTGGAAACTGATTACCAAACGGCCTATTTGACCAATTGTCGtgatcaaagatttcaagcaAACAATAGCCTCTGGAAGGAGCTGGAGAGACTACGGGAAAAGCATGTCAAGGTCCAATATACGGTTGAAGAAGTAATCCCGCCCTTGCGTGAATACATTCAGCGATTTAACCAGCAATTGTCCGAATTTACTAGTGATTTGGGATTTATCAGGAATAAATCATCTGAGCTAAAGTCACTACTCGAATACAACTCTACTAAATTGGCGAACGTTAGTCCTCTAGTGAATGATCTCATTATCCCCCCCAATGTAATAAATGAAGCTGTTCATGGCAAAATAAATCAATCATGGCTCGACTGTATCGACTTTTTAAAGGATAAACAAGAGATTTATGCCAAATACCAAAACTCTGATGATACTGCAAAACCAAAGGATTTCGATGAATTGTGTAAGGTACTGGAGTACTTAAGAGTAGTGGTATTGGAAAGGTCGCGGCGTTTCATAATACATCAAATCAAGCTGTTACGGAGTCATCAGCCAGTCCCCTCGCAACAAATCCAGCAAAGAATGATGCAAGTCCGCgagatatttcaattcataGTAAAGAACAATCATTCTTTGGCCCTCGAACTAAGACAAGCTTATGCGTATAGCATGAGGTGGTACTACAAAGCATACTTTTCGCGGTATATTAGATCCCTGACGATTCTACAATTTAAAACCATTGACTCACAATATGCCCTGGGAAACGGACTTACGAATACGTCAGTGAACAGATCCAGTGCGTACGGGCTTTCCAGTTATCTCTCCACTAACTATGGAAGATCGGCAGGACCTGTGACGGACGATTCGATCCAAGAATATTTCCAAGTAGATAAGAGAATCTCACTTTTAACTCAGGAAGATAATACGGTCATGGTCTCACAAATTGCAGAGAACAACACAATGCAAAACTACATCGAGGTtggtttcaagaacttAAATCTAGCCATACTGGACAATTGTAGAGTCGAATTGACATTTCTAGCAAAGTTCTTCCAGATTGGTGAcaatgaagaggaagtGAAAGGTATTATAGAGcagatttttcaaccaACCTTTGCTGAAGCGCTTGAATACACCAAGCATCTTATTCAAAAGACATACGAtatttttggtattttgaTAAGTATCAGGGTCGTACAGCAACTACAGTTTGAGTCCCAGAAACATGATCTCTCCGCGGTAGGAGATTTTTTAAGCAGCCAGCTCATGATTCTTTGGCCCAAATTCCAACAACTCGTAGACTTTCAATGCGAGAGTTTACGCAAAGTTCCTATAACGACAACCGTAGCAAAAATTTATGGAAACCCAAACCATAGAGATCCTCTGACGACCCCTCATGAATTGACCGTTCAATTCTCACGCTTTTTGACAAGTTTCCTCAAGTTGGCAACTACCCACAAAGAGCAAATTGACGAGAGATCTGAACCGTTATACAACTCCATTACTCGGTTAAGAAATGATTTCGAGACTGTCATGACTAAATGTAGCAAGAGAGTCAAGTCACCGGAAAGATTACTTGCGACAAATTACATGTTCCTTTACAACTCCATACAGCATCAGCACATTCATGAAAGCGACTCAGAAGCACTACCACTAATTGTGAGGGAGACTGAAGACCATTTCAAAGCTCTGGTTGAAGCCTTTAGTAGAGTCACATGA